The nucleotide sequence GATCTGCTGGTCTTCGTCCAGGTGCTGCAGCACGCAGCCGGCGCAGACGCCGAAGTGCGGGCAGCGCGGGGTCACGCGCTGCGGCGAGGCCTGCAGCACCTCCACGGTGCGCGCCTCATCGAAATGGCGGTTGCGGGCGGTCGGTTCGGCACGTACCACCTCGCCCGGCAGCGCGCCGGAAATGAAGGTGACCTTGCCACCCTCGCCTTCACGGCGGGCGACGCCACGGCCGTCATGGCTGAGGTCGAGGATGTCGGTCTGGAACGGGGTACGGTCGAGTCGGGAGCGGGATCGGGCCACGTGGCAACAGGCTGCGGGCAAAAAGGGTGCGTATTGTCGCAGATACGCGGCGTGGCCTGCCGCGTTCAGGCTGCAGGGCTTGCAGGGCGCCATATCGTGTTTAATATGCGCATAGCTGACATGGAGGCAGCCCCAATGCAGATGACCCCGAGGGTTCCCATGCCCCGATTCCTGCTCGTCGAGGACGACACCATCAGTCGCGGCTTTTTCCGGGCCGCGCTGGAAACCCTGCCGGCCCAGGTCGAGACCGCCGATTCGCTGGCCTCCGCGCTGGAGCGCGGGCGCGGCAGCGAGCACGATCTGTGGCTGATCGACGTGAACCTGCCCGACGGCAATGGCAGCGAGCTGCTCAAGGCCCTGCGCCAGTCCCATCCCGAGACCCCGGCGCTGGCCCACACGGCCGATGGCGACACCAGCATCCATGCGCGCCTGCGCGATGCCGGGTTCAGCGAAACCCTGGTCAAGCCGCTGAGCCGCGAACAGCTGCTGCAGGCGGTGCGCCGGGCGCTGGTCAACAGCCCCGGCCACACGGCCCCGACCGCGCCCGGCGATGCCCCGGGCGAACGTGAAGACTGGGACGAGATCACCGCGCTGGCCGCCCTGAATGGGCAGCGCAACCACCTGAACGCCCTGCGCGAACTGTTCCTGGCCGAGCTGCCCGGGGTCCGCGACGCAGTGGCCCAGGCGGTCCAGCAGCACGATGTGCGGACCTTGCAAGGCCAGCTGCACCGCCTGCAGGCGAGTTGCGGGTTCGTCGGCGCCGCCCGCCTGGGCCGCGCGGTGCGGCAGCTGCACCAGGCGCCCGAATCCAATGGCGCCCATACGCAATTCAAAGCGGCGGTCGATTCCCTGTTGCATTAGGCGAACAGCGGACACGCATGGCGTGTCCCTACGCGGCGCGTGCATCCACCATCAACGTTCAACGGCCGACGCGTGCAACCCACCGTCAACGTTCGACGGCCGACGCGCGACCGGCGGCAACGTTCGACCCCAATCCCGAGCGACCAAGGGTCGTAGTGACACGCCATGCGTGTCAAAGCCATGATCCTGCGCACGTAACTCCCTGCGTCGCCTCGCGCGGTGTCGAACGATGCGCAGCCACGCAGGGCGTGGCTCTACCGGCGTAGGTCCTCGAGCATTTCCCAGGACTTCAGACCACGTCCGCCGAGGTGGTGCAGCAGCACCGCGCGCATGCCACGGCGCAGGCTGGCAAGGTCGTCGGTGCCCGGCATTTCGTCTTCGGCCAGCGCCAGCAGCGCGCTACCGGTCGCGGTACCCCGGCGCGGATCCGTACCCCGCTCGCTCAACAACCGTCGCGGACCCTCCAGCGGGTCCAGCTCGTAGCGGGCCGCCGGGTCGATCGGTTCGCCATCGCTGCCGTGGCTGAGGTCAAAACCAAACCCCAGGGCCTCCAACAGATCGCGCTCGAAACGACGCAGGGTCCAGGCCAGGGGCTCCCCGGCGCCGAGTCGCTGTCGCATCTGGCCGTAATACGCGTACAACTCCGGCAGCGGGTCCT is from Stenotrophomonas bentonitica and encodes:
- a CDS encoding response regulator; this translates as MQMTPRVPMPRFLLVEDDTISRGFFRAALETLPAQVETADSLASALERGRGSEHDLWLIDVNLPDGNGSELLKALRQSHPETPALAHTADGDTSIHARLRDAGFSETLVKPLSREQLLQAVRRALVNSPGHTAPTAPGDAPGEREDWDEITALAALNGQRNHLNALRELFLAELPGVRDAVAQAVQQHDVRTLQGQLHRLQASCGFVGAARLGRAVRQLHQAPESNGAHTQFKAAVDSLLH
- the recO gene encoding DNA repair protein RecO, which translates into the protein MRIEDEPAFVLHARSWRETSLLVEMLTEQHGRIGVLARGVSSPRSQALRAALQPLQWIRFSAVQRGELAQLRGAEALDAAPRLSGDAMLAGFYVNELVMRLAPRQDPLPELYAYYGQMRQRLGAGEPLAWTLRRFERDLLEALGFGFDLSHGSDGEPIDPAARYELDPLEGPRRLLSERGTDPRRGTATGSALLALAEDEMPGTDDLASLRRGMRAVLLHHLGGRGLKSWEMLEDLRR